Genomic DNA from Chthonomonadales bacterium:
GCAAGTCGGCGGTCACCCTGCCGGCCTGGATCAACCGCATCGTTGCCAACGTCTTCTACGACATTCGCCGCCGCGCCCAGCGCGCCCCCGCCGTCTCGCTCGACGCCCTGATGGAGCGCACCAACGGCAGCTTCCTGGCTGCCAAGGAGACCGTTCCCACGTCGCCGCAGATGTGCGTGGAGGAGCAGGAGCGCCGCACCATCCTGGACGGAGCCATCGCGGACCTGCCCAACTATCAGCGCAAGATGGTCCGCCTCTTCTACCAGGAGGACCGCAGCTACGGCGAGATCGCGGACATCATGGGAATTCCGGTGGGCACGGTGAAGTCGCGGCTGAGCCGCGCCCGCCTGGCCCTTCAGCAGCGCCTCGAGCCCTACCGCGGCGCGCTCGTGAGCTGAACCGAGCCGCGCTGGCGCCAGGCGGAGAAGCGCGGCGCCGGTTCGACCTGACAGACACCGTGTGACAGGGGCGCTACGCGCCCGATGGAGATGGAGATGGGGATCCTCTGGTGGATCGTTGTCGGCGTCATCGCCGGTTTCCTGGCGAAGGCGGCCGTGCCCGGCGAGGGGCCGGGCGGAGTCCTTGGCGATCTGGTGACCGGCATCGTGGGCGCGATCATCGGTGGCTGGATCATGAGCGCCCTGGGCTTCGTTGGCCCGGGAGGCATGGTCTGGAGCATCATCGTCGCGTTCATCGGCGCGGTCGTGCTGCTGCTGATCTTGCGGATGGCCACCGGACGGCGCACCTACGTGTGACCTCACTCTCACGGGCCGCCCGCGCTCCGGCGCGGGCCGTCCGGCACGGAGGGCCCGGCCAGCGGCTAGCGCCAGGGCCTTCCACAGGCGGCCGCCGCCTCGAGGCGCGGCGCGCCAACGGCGAGGACCGGTGTCGGCCCTTGCCGGATAGCGACGCAAGGCATGAAGCAACCGCACCGTGCGACAGCCCACGAAGGCTCGCGACCAGCATGCGAAGCCGCACGAGGAGGAATGGCGTGGAATCATCCAGGCACGTGATGCAGAAGGACCGGGCCGAGTTCGATGCCCTGCTCAACCGCAGTTACCGGCACGCATACCGACTGGCCTACCGCTACACGGGCAACCCGAGCG
This window encodes:
- a CDS encoding sigma-70 family RNA polymerase sigma factor, whose amino-acid sequence is MQSLQTTPAGSVSRGVRHGVPVAPNHYDASPKRPAARARREVDALSTEDLLELCRQGDTAAVRVLLGRFERPIFHLAFRLAGNYDDAHDVAAEAFLRICQVIHTCKSAVTLPAWINRIVANVFYDIRRRAQRAPAVSLDALMERTNGSFLAAKETVPTSPQMCVEEQERRTILDGAIADLPNYQRKMVRLFYQEDRSYGEIADIMGIPVGTVKSRLSRARLALQQRLEPYRGALVS
- a CDS encoding GlsB/YeaQ/YmgE family stress response membrane protein; translation: MGILWWIVVGVIAGFLAKAAVPGEGPGGVLGDLVTGIVGAIIGGWIMSALGFVGPGGMVWSIIVAFIGAVVLLLILRMATGRRTYV